From one Gossypium hirsutum isolate 1008001.06 chromosome D08, Gossypium_hirsutum_v2.1, whole genome shotgun sequence genomic stretch:
- the LOC121220260 gene encoding uncharacterized protein, whose amino-acid sequence MADNTRLARLDTTVTSLQHDLSAQATVLNNQSTALSSLQSIVTTQQNTMEDINRHLQNLNQILTEKQPFPERHAKPDGFTTESSATGNHRRPVNDDDYNRDDFPFKPKPARVELSKFDGSDPESWIFNANEFFDFYDTDDTVRITMAAFHFEGKARRWYRWMKTNKQLSCWDHFTRASLTVSNLQLSKNPKVCCQNFNKQPQSRSTKADLNLFPI is encoded by the coding sequence ATGGCAGACAACACCCGTTTGGCTCGCCTTGACACAACCGTAACCTCCTTGCAACACGACCTTTCCGCCCAAGCCACAGTCCTCAACAACCAATCCACCGCCTTGAGCTCTCTTCAATCCATCGTTACTACCCAACAAAACACCATGGAAGATATCAACCGACATCTACAAAACCTAAATCAAATCCTTACTGAAAAACAACCCTTCCCTGAGCGCCACGCAAAACCCGATGGGTTCACCACCGAATCTTCCGCTACGGGTAATCACCGGCGCCCAGTCAATGATGACGATTATAACCGCGACGATTTCCCATTTAAACCCAAACCAGCCCGTGTTGAGCTCTCGAAATTTGACGGTTCCGACCCCGAATCGTGGATTTTCAATGCCAACGAATTCTTTGATTTTTACGATACAGATGATACTGTTCGGATAACAATGGCAGCTTTTCATTTTGAAGGCAAAGCTAGGCGATGGTATAGATGGATGAAAACTAACAAGCAGCTCTCGTGTTGGGACCATTTCACGCGTGCAAGCTTGACCGTTTCAAATTTACAACTCTCGAAGAACCCCAAGGTTTGCTGTCAAAACTTCAACAAACAACCACAGTCGAGGAGTACCAAAGCCGATTTGAATCTCTTTCCAATCTAA
- the LOC107908304 gene encoding guanine nucleotide-binding protein subunit gamma 2, protein MESETASSTDEQQAAGSAADTRGKHRILAQLKRVEQESKFLEEEMEELEKTDNVSTLCKELLLSMETRPDPLLPLTNGPINPSWDVWFEGPQTSQGCRCQIL, encoded by the exons ATGGAGTCAGAAACGGCGTCGTCGACGGATGAACAGCAAGCGGCTGGTTCAGCAGCTGATACTAGAGGCAAACATCGGATTCTTGCCCAACTCAAGCGTGTCGAACAAGAATCTAAGTTCCTCGAG GAAGAGATGGAAGAACTTGAGAAAACAGATAACGTGTCAACCTTGTGCAAGGA ATTGCTGCTTAGCATGGAGACCAGACCTGATCCACTACTTCCATT AACAAATGGTCCCATAAACCCATCATGGGACGTATGGTTTGAAGGGCCTCAAACATCACAAGGTTGCAGATGCCAGATTCTGTGA